One Indicator indicator isolate 239-I01 chromosome 30, UM_Iind_1.1, whole genome shotgun sequence genomic window, TGaggaaaaacataaaaaataaaaattactcttataaaaaaagaacactcccagcttcttcaggtgactgggctgcagaggaaccCCAGCAACACCAAGGTTTAGGAGTCAGGTGAGCTGCAGCATCCAGCTATCACAGCTCCAACCTGCACTTCTGGAAGCACTGCACAGCTGCCAAGCTTGACTTGGGAGCAAAAACCTAAGTGTGAAGATCATGCCACCAAGGGAGGGTCTGCACTAACCTCAGTGAGCCTGGCCCAGACTAGCTGAGACCACTGGGGCACTTCTGCCCTTTGCATTTCTGTAGCTGGAAATGGATTGGGAAGCAAACCCAAGGCTGTACAACCCTGTAGACCAGTGTGATTCAAAGGCAATAAACCCTCTGTTCTGAAACTGCTCTTAACTCCACTaaaatgtttctctttcctAAGTAGGGTTTCCATACTGGGGCCAAAAATAGCAGGCCAGTTCTGCTCTTGTTTTCCCATCACCAGGGTCACATCCCTCAGAGCCTGGAACACAGATTCAGCCTCACACCAGCAACTGGGCTAAGTAAGACTTTTTCCCATTGGAGAATACTAACTGCATCAAACAATTGATGGAATAATCAGGGTATTACCAAAGTGCTGTCAAATATGGACTTAAAGAACAACTCAAAAGCAGGCACACAACAATTACTCCTAAATGAATcaaaggatttaaaaaataataataataattaaaataaagatcCTGGGAGTTGAcatgagcagcacagctggggaaACACCCCCAGCAGGTGAGTCTTCCACAGTCAATGGCTGACCTGGAACGGAAACAGAAGCACTCAGGCAGCCTGGGCTTCCAGTGGAGGGGGGCTGCAGCCAGTGTCCCCATTCAGGGTGTCCCCATTCAGGGTGTCCCCATTCAGGGGCACTCACCGTGTTagtaacaaaacccaaaagtaCAGCTGCACAGTGCTCGGCTCTGAGCCCTCCTCTGGGAGctcacacaggcacaggcaagggcagtgccaggggcaggctgtgggactTGCAAGGTCAGACGGTGACAGAGGCTACTGGAGAGTTCATGTTGGTGACAGTCAGGTGCTGGTTGTTGTCAGTGGTGCACTTGGGGAAGTCGTCTGACTTGCAGAGGATCTTGGAAATGATCTTGCGGAAGGTGTAGCGGAAGTCCCTGATCCGGTAGGCGTAGATGATAGGATTGATGACAGAGTTGGCATGGGAGAGGATGATGGCCACATACATCACCCACTCGGGCTTGGATCTGGAGAACTCCTCGTGGAAGTGACTGATGCAGTTCAAGATATGCAGGGGCAGCCAACAGAAGGCAAAAAGTCCTACAATGATGGCCAGAGACTTGGCTGCATGGACCTCCTTCTGCAGGGTGGTCCTGGAGTTGCCCATCAGTTCAATCTGGTGCAACTGTTTGCAGGCCACCATGAATATCTTAATGTAGATTCCCAGCATGATCACCAGGGGAAGCAGCACGCAGCCAAAGAAGTTGAAGTACACCATGTAGCTCATCGTTACCACGTTCTCGAAGAGGCAGGAGACGAAGCAGCCATGGTGCTCTGGCCCTGTGCCAGCCCCTGTCTCGTTGGTGGCGTTGGGACAGCCGCTCATGgctttattccatcccataaGTGGAGTCAGTCCAATCCCAAAGGACAGGAGCCAGAGCACAGCGATGAGTCCTCTTGCCCGCTTGCCAGTCACCAGGCTGTTATacctgcagcagcaagagcaaagCCAAGACAGAGCCATCAAGCAAACCAGCTCCCCtgactcccctgcagtcagtcaGCAGCATTTGGGCAGAAGCCACAAAAGCCCCACCCACGCCCACGCAGGGACCTCACCTCTGTGATCACCCCGGGGGTAATGAATCTCACCTGTGCTCTGTGCCTGCACAAAGTGGTTCATTTACTATTCCTGAGAGGTGCCAagcaccagccctgcccacagACAGCCTGCGCCAGGAGGGAAGGGCTTGGAGTCTTAAAAAAGGTTTTATCATTGCATGAGCCTAAACCACCAACTAAAGGAGGGCAAGAACAGGGGCAAGGCTCACTCCATTACCACCAGCTTTCTTTCTCCAAGCATCCACTCCTGGGCACGCTGGGACATGCTACTGGGCTGTGTGAACTTCTGGGCTGACCTATTACAGCTGAGACAatgctgggctcagctctgcactgtgaggagcagctaaaaCCTTAACCAGCATCACCACACACTTAGAGCCTCTACACCACAGCCAGTGTGCTTCAGCCTGGACTGCTCTTatgcctgcagcagtgctgaccTCCCACTGGAGACTGCAGCAGTCCCACAATGTGATGTCCCTTCCCACGCTGCCTCTAAGGCGGGAGGTGCCCACATCTGTGGAAATCAGGGGGCCTGCTGGATCCCAAACTCTGCAGTTTCTGGCTCATACAAATCAGACTGCAGCCCATGTCAGCTTGTTGTGGCTGGATAACAAATACCCCAAAAGACTTTTCTGAGCCAGCATCTGAAAGCAACTGCTGCTGATGGATTGCTTAGGGGAGTTACGAGACAGTTTGTGTCTCCACTCAGAATCTCACATCCAGCATGGAGCTAGGAGCCAGGAACGCTGGGAACTTCTCCCTCGATTTGATGCCCCTTCTTTGTGCATTCTCCATCAATAGTGTTGATGTGGGCAGCTTTGTCCAGCTCCCAGGGCTGGTGTTGGCCTCCAGCTTCTGTGGAGACCTCCTgacctcctcctgcttctgtgtTTGACTAGGTGATTCTGTAGGACCATTGAGATGTCCTGCAGacagacagagctgctgaagccaTCGGCGGGGTTAAACCATAGAGCCATGGTTAAACCATAAAGCTGTTGCTGTCAAACAACGCTTGTGCTCTGCTGACCCACCAGAACCAGTCATCAAGATCCAGATTTTAAAGTGGGTATCTTCCTTGAGCACCTGTGGCTCTGATATGTTACAAAGAAGCTCTGTGGTAGCCCAGGGACAAGCTGATGCAGTGCTGAGAGGTGCAGAGCCATGTGCTGCCTCACACCTCTTCTAACCTGAGGGACTGGGCACCTTCATGGCCAAGAAAACAAAGGCCATGTCTGATGCTCAGAGACACAAACAGGGCTGaaacctgcagcagcaaaatTCAGGCTGGTTTGGGTGCAAACAGGACAAATGCCAACATCCAAGCACCAGTCGGATCACTCATTGGAGATACGAAGGACCAGTGACTGCCAGAAAGCCAACATCAGAAACCCATTActgtcctccccacagccaGTCTGCTGGCTGACACACGTCCCccgctcccttcccacccccttcTCTCAGTGCTTGTTTACTCTGGCTTGGccaccctgctcctcctctctgAAGAACGTTTGTTCTGATTTTCTTCCGGCCCGTGAGGCAGGGAGGGTTCTATTCCCACAGCCCCGCAGCTGCGCCTGTGAATCACGCTGCCGGCGCCTCCGTGCGAGCCGCCTGTCCTCTCCTCCcgcaggctgcagaggcaggaagggaagtGGTGGCTTTGCCAGCATGAACTGGGAGGCAAAGATGGGCTGAAGGGAGCCTTTGGCCCCTTCTGCATGGCCACTGTGGAGCAGGATGCGCTCTGGGCACGGCCAGAGCTGGCCAGAAggatgcaggagctgcagccacgTCTGGGCACTGCTGAACTGGGACCACGCTCCACAGGTAGATGCTCAAGGGCAGGGCCAGCCACTGTGGGGTTTCCCCTGTATTCTTCTCTCATAATTACTGTCTTGCTGCTTCAGGAGAAGTTATCAGTCGAGGCATCAGTGAGGCCAAGCTCATTGCTTTCAAAGCCCCATGTTAAGTTTTCAGGAGCCAGAGCTGGTCTGGGGCTGTGGGACCTGAAAAAGTTAAGCTTTGATTCAGAGCAAGTTCCCAGAAATCTGATCTCTTGTCGAAGCTGCCAGCCAGAAGAGGCCAAGGTGAAGCTGGCAACAGCTTGGTGTTCTAAAATCGTTAATTAATTAGCTCATCATTATCTCAATATACCTATTTGATGGGACACTGCCTTAAGATAATGGAAGTTAAGCGTGTACTTAAAATTACAGAAGACCATGAGTGTCACCATATCCAGGTACAAGGAGAAGGCTCTCAGGGTTGCCTGAAAACACTCAACCAGGTTTGCAGCATGCCCCATGACAGAGCAACCCCCACCATAAACCATCATCAGCAAGAGCAGGTGGGAGCTGTGAGGCACCTGAGCTGGGACAGTGAGGAACCAGCAGCTTTCCACAGCTCTGAATGCTCCAGCAAACCCTTCCTGCATCCCCTTTTAGACTTAAtataattaggaaaaaaaaacaaaacaaaacaaaaccaaacaactgtcAGAGTAAATTTACTCACCTAAGTCTGCTCAATTAATGTAGGACAAATATTGAATCTCCTCCATGTTTCTACCCAGAGGCATCAGATGTTGTTTTAATGTAAATAACAgctgaatatttttaaatgatttaTGAAGATTAAATAACCTGGCAATGCATTAGCTCCTCTCACACCACCAGGAGAAGTCTCTTTACTGATGTAATCACCATCACACAGCTGATTATCTCAGCTCCTACCCAGTGCCCCCACagtggacaggctgcagaagccCCAATGCCATCCCCACTGTGCTGCCATCTCAAAGGGGTTCAGGATTCTATTCTTCTGACACAGACAACTGAACATTTGCCACCagtgtcacagcatcacagaatgcaccaggttggaagggatcctcaaagttcctcttgtccaaacccctgcagcaagcagggacatctccaagtAGATCAAGTTTCTCAGGGCCTCATCAACTTTgaccttcaatgtctccagtgatggggcctcaaccacatctctgggcaacctgttctagtgttccaccactctcactgtacagaacttcccccttatgtccaacctaaagctacCCACATGGTCACACAGCCCAGGTTGCAGTAGATTAAGTGCTTCCACAGAAGTTCAGCTGCTTTTACAACTTGGCTCTGACCTGCTGGTGTTACCATGTCCAAGCACAGGGCTGATGGGtccatccctgctgtgccagcatcGAAACAGACCAGTGGCAGAGGCTTCAgccatggcacagctctgccaagcCATCAAGCTATGGATTGAGCAACTGCTCTGCCAATGAGGATGGAGGAGATGCTACCTGAGCTGGCCCATGGGCTGGAGATGATGTCCCTCACACAGTAGCATCACTGCTGCCTGGGGCTCTTCCACTTCAGTGATGGCCCAGCAAactccacagcttttctggaGGAGCATCACGGCAGCAGACTCATAGAAAACTGCAGGGTGCAGGAAGGCTCCCTGCATTCTCCAGGCACCATGTCTCTGCTTGGTAGGATGGTCAGGTGAGGTTTTCCCAGCAGGTCTCATTCCATTTCTTCTGCAGTTTAGCAGAGCTGGATCCCAGCCCAACCACCCAGGCAGGCAGTGCAAAGCATGGTTGGAGTggcccagccagcccagcctctcTATGCTGGAGTTTGGCTCCAGACTGGCAGGAATTGAGTCATGTCCTGCATGTACCTGGCACTTCCCCACCAATCCCTGCAGTCATATTGTGGGGATCACCCACAGAGGCACTGCTGCCCCTGAGCTCCCATCTAACGATGGGcgttcagcagcagccaaggttTAATTCAGCATTTGGGGTGATGAGATGTGGgccagaaggcagccacagcctggagGCTGGAAGGAGACTATTGTTCCCACATTATTCATCCCCAGAGAGCAAGAATGGAGGAGAACCCCACTGTCCCCAAGTAACCCAAAAGGATAAATAGGTCAAAATGTTGTGGTGCCACACACCCGTCCTTTTTGCTCTGCTGGAGCAAAAAGGTGGAGTCTGCTGGTGGCCCTGACCATGATGCTGGCCTGGGCCCTGGCTAATAAATGAGTAAATAAACCTGAGGttcacagagagcagagccagtAGCAATCAGTTTGTTTTACTGGACatctgagatgtgctgctggagaAAAGGGGCTCCGCAAGCTGAGAAACTGCGTCAGCATTTGCCACCGTGTGGtcaccagtgctgtgctgcaggggctgctgtgctgcaggggctgctgtgctgcaggggctgctgtgctgcaggggctgccaTGCAGGGCAGCATTCCACCACGCAGCCCATGTCCTGCCCAGTGGCAGGTAGGAGGTGACCTCTCTGTCACCTGCAGAGTGGCATGGCCTCCTAACATTTTTTTGCACCGTGGCAGCCCtgtcccaacccccccccaaaaaaacaaaaaaaaaaaaaaaaaaaaaaaaaaaaaaaaaaaaacccaaaaaaacacacccccccccaaatacccccccaaataaaaaaaacccccccccccccccccccccccccccccccccaaaaaaaaaaaaatatccttccTGTCCCCCTGACACTGGGCCACTGCTGGAGACACAAAAATGAGCCGTGGAATGGAGCTCACACACCAGCTGAAAGATCCTGGCAGGACATTTCAAATGAATCATAAATTGCACCttagagaggggagaggagggtaAGAGAaaatgggagaggaaaaaaaaaaaaaagagcaaaagcaaaagctgtgctTTTTGACCAGGAAGGAGTTGGCGGCGAGAGTGAGAAACCTGATGAGCGGTTACAGTATCAGCCGAGGAAGCAGAACATCTGTGCCTGG contains:
- the ADORA2B gene encoding adenosine receptor A2b, with protein sequence MNGSSSSPWALAMDTVKTTYIVLELIIAVLSIAGNVLVCWAVAINSTLKNATNYFLVSLAVADIAVGLLAIPFAITISIGFQVDFHSCLFFACFVLVLTQSSIFSLLAVAIDRYLAIKIPLRYNSLVTGKRARGLIAVLWLLSFGIGLTPLMGWNKAMSGCPNATNETGAGTGPEHHGCFVSCLFENVVTMSYMVYFNFFGCVLLPLVIMLGIYIKIFMVACKQLHQIELMGNSRTTLQKEVHAAKSLAIIVGLFAFCWLPLHILNCISHFHEEFSRSKPEWVMYVAIILSHANSVINPIIYAYRIRDFRYTFRKIISKILCKSDDFPKCTTDNNQHLTVTNMNSPVASVTV